TTCAACTTCCCTACGACAAATCGATCCGTGTTATGTTCacatacaaattaaataaaaaaaatattttttccagatattttatgtgtaaaaaaaaatttaacatgTAAATAGTTTTTTTAAGAACTACTTTcttgttcatttttatttgtcaattatttcaaaaataaatttttattttaattgtcatttttaacatatcaagaaaaaataattatttcgtttcatgttttatctttatcattaattatttatttctcaAATCACTTTTTAAGATTTAATACTAATCAATCAATAAGAATAGTGGCAAAATAGACAAGTCAATCATCATGTTAAATACaaatatgacaaataaaaagaagtataaaaagaaaataacccTAATTCCATGAGTTGTCATTATATTCTACAGTGTCACGTCGGCAGCTATGGTAATTAATTAAGAAGAATTCAACGGAATAGATTAATTGATGTGCCAAAACATCCTAAAATGTGTTCACATTAAAAAGAAAACGTGTCAATTTTGTTATCATTAAGTTCATTATTCGGGCATACTGTAAAAACATTCTCAAAATCACTACGCAAATTTATTGCCATATTATTTTACCACAAAATCTATAGAAATGAGAAGcgcaatattaaaaaaaagttaacaaaattgatataaataaaatatcttttaattgtACACAGCTTGGCAGCGCGTTAAAAGTGGACACACAAAAGAgatcaaaacaaaataaaagaatgagtTTTCTTATTTTCCATCCTGCGATCGATATTCGGGGAAGTCCAATTTATTTAGATTGGCATAAAACCCATTCGAAAAAGTGCTCCCTTTTCATCTGTAGCATTACATCCGTAACATTTCCTTCATACTCACAGATCCTTATTACTTGTTGGTGAAGTTACAAAATCTTCAACTTCAGAAATCGATTCAGCAGCAACactaaaataattttctctaaTCAAATAATACGTCTTTACATATGATCTCAAAAACACTAAAAGCACAAACATATTAAGCACTGAATTAAAAAACCAAGCTCCCATTCCATTACATCCACCTTTATAAAAATGCAACAAAAGAACTCCAACATGACATACCAAATTACAGCCCAAAAAAACCAAATGACAGTTCATCACGAACGGAAATCGGGCTCTCCGGAGCCCGATTTCTGTCCAAAAACGGTAACCGTAAACCAAAGCGAAAACTAAAGTCATAAGTAAAATCGCTATAACTTGAAAAGACTGTGAAAATTCAAGCCATAAAAACGACATACAAATGAGTATCGAGTGattaaaaagttgaaaaaacGACAGATTACGACGTCGTAGAATGGTGGAGAATGTGCGTAAAACGTGAAGGAAACGGGATAGGTAAAATGCATATGACCAGAAGAACACGCGCCCTGAAGGGCGCGTGCCTATCGGGAAACAAAGGAGCCATTGGAGCGGCGTTTTCGAACGCCGCCATATCCACTGCGTGTCGCGGATTTCCGCAACAGCGGAGGATAACATTCCGAGGAAAATAGTGGCGGAGATTAACGACATAGAGAGGCTATGGAGGGCGGGGATGGGACCGAGAAGGATGGGGCGGCGCCGCCGTAttaggaggaggaggaggaggtggAGGGTGACGGAGGTGATGATATAAGCGGAGATAGATAAAATGAGAAATGACCATGTTGAACCCCACATAATTGGACTCCATTGGAATGATGTAATTGATGGTTGTTCTGATAGCAAATAATTGATTCTTTGTATTGTCGTTGCTGCTGAattcatgtttatatttttgaattaatgtGAAAATTTTGGTTCATTATAAACTATGGGCTATACCTCATTAATCTAGTATTTAATAAGTTACTACTCCTaccaaatcaataaattaatGAGAAAGTAGAATTTTCAAATGGAATTATAATAAGATGAGATCGACATAGAGCAGAAAGAGTATTTATTCTATGACTTTCATCTATTCTATTTTGGCTTTTGATGCATTTGACTTTGACCTTTCAAAATGGGAGGAGTACTCCATCCAATCTTAATGCTTGTCTCGCCTCTCAAgtcaaattgaaaaaattctttgtttattttattttcttctaaataaaCGATAGATTTTTCTAATGGGCTCGTGGCCACTAGTCAGTAATCtataaatttgataatttatttttaagaaaaagttTTTTCCATCAATTTCTTTTGGAAATAGCAAATCATTAGATACAAGTAATTTTGAACAAGGAAGAAAATGTAATGCCAGGTACGTACAAGTAATCATTGGCAGGCGGCGGCATGGTAAAATCGtgcgtatatatatatttaagatTATGATTGATAAAATATGGTTGTACAATAACGTATAATAATTGTCAACATGTTCACTTCGATAAAAAATTTCCATGTTCACAATTACATTAATGTTGTGAAAATTAAATAAGCAGTGCTAGGATTTTAAATTCtagattttttataatttatttacatatattaagtagattttttaaaaatgaatacaAGATAGGGATGTGCTAATCGTAAACAGAAAGGTAGCTACGCTCTTGATTACATACAAGATAAAATTTTGCAAATACTAGTTCAGTAATCTAACTtgtattcttttcttttttctttctttagaagGTCTTTCTGGTTCAAATACTCTTTTTATTACCTACAAGATTATAGTTATGAATTTAGCAATTAATCAATAACATAATTTTGGCTCAaactttttatttatgttaacaATCTTAGTTATTAtaaagttttgatgatttaacaaacaATGGAAACTGGTAAGGGACCTGATCCCCTGTGAGAGTTATGATGATGAAAAAAGGACAACCGACATAAAGTACACTGTACACCCTGCCAAAAATGCAGATCGTAAGTGCGCTAGTGCGCGTCGTTTTTTCAGGGTGGCAGGCTTTCAACCAATAGCATTGCTTCGGGAATTGTGtcaagcatatatatatgttttctcTTCAATAACACAATTCATTTTTTGCATCAGATTCTCAAAAACACAGCAAATGTCTTTTCTCTAGAAAATACCTTTTCAAAGAACAACAGGGACCTGATAGAGTTATCATCGTTCTTAGTTGTTTTTAGAGTTTTTATTTCAGTGTTCATAACTGTAGATCTATTCCAAATCTATAAAGGAATAAGATCAACTTaagttttctttgaaattttcttgATATAGCTAAAGTTAGCTATGGAGGTGTCTTAAAGTCTAAGTTGGACTATGGTTTGTTTATTTAGTGGACAATGGAGTTATTGCTTTGAATATGTATGTAGCAGGAGTGTTACATTGAGGTGGAAGggattgagaattcaaaatccTAGATTGAAAGAGCTTGTAATCTGAACTTTGACTCTTTGATTAGTGGAGTTGTTTGGTGAAATCCAGTGAAATAGGTCGTGgttttttctttcttgagcAAGAAGAtttccacataaaatcttgtgtTGATTTTACTTCACGTTATTTACTTCTCTGCGATTGTTATTCTATCAAGGGACTTGATCCTTGTAGTAGACTCATATATTCTATCAATCTCATCTAATGTgtacaaataaattatctagGATCcagaaaacaaaaaataaatatattataatctaaaattcataaatttttggTTTTGAGTTTGCACTTAAAAAGGGATGGTATTTACATCAATGACCCGGGTTTTGAAGACCACGACACCCTAATCTTAACATAACTGAGTTATATAAATCAGATACTTATGAGTTTTACCTTAATACTTAGATTTTAACAATGTTGAAACAATTGAAAGTGATAGTTCCATAGTTAAAAAGGTGTGCATAATTTAATTCCCTCTTATATCATTTGCCCTTATTATTGTTAGTACATATTCTTGTTTATTCCTAAGATTAATTAATGACGGACAATCTTCATCGTTTGAAGAAGCAATAGGAATAGGGGACTATTGAGGATAGTGTTTTCGGTACACAAATTCGAATCTAACATCTAGTGAGTTAATTAAGTTCAGTATTTAAACGAAAGAAGGTTGCAGTGGACTCAAAAGTTTGGGTCCAGACAAATTTGAAGGTTGCAATTGGCCCAAAATTTTGACTCCATAAACAGATTTGAAGACTATATTGCTGGTCCAAAGTTAATTTAAAAAGCCCATCATCCCAAGTTTCGAATGCTGCACAATTGGCACAAAGGTATGACTCCAAACAAATCCCTTAGTCATAAAACAGAAGTCCTAACTAAGTATTGAAGTCATAGTCCACATTCTGCTTAAGCTTCTATAGTGTGACAATTTTCACTAGAGTTAACTTGGTAACGATGATGGTGGAAATAATGTAGCACATATTAAGCGGAACAGTCGATCGAGATAATCAGAACACCAGAATATATAAATGTGTAACAA
This region of Solanum dulcamara chromosome 9, daSolDulc1.2, whole genome shotgun sequence genomic DNA includes:
- the LOC129903378 gene encoding elongation of fatty acids protein 3-like, whose product is MNSAATTIQRINYLLSEQPSITSFQWSPIMWGSTWSFLILSISAYIITSVTLHLLLLLLIRRRRPILLGPIPALHSLSMSLISATIFLGMLSSAVAEIRDTQWIWRRSKTPLQWLLCFPIGTRPSGRVFFWSYAFYLSRFLHVLRTFSTILRRRNLSFFQLFNHSILICMSFLWLEFSQSFQVIAILLMTLVFALVYGYRFWTEIGLRRARFPFVMNCHLVFLGCNLVCHVGVLLLHFYKGGCNGMGAWFFNSVLNMFVLLVFLRSYVKTYYLIRENYFSVAAESISEVEDFVTSPTSNKDL